The Acropora palmata chromosome 10, jaAcrPala1.3, whole genome shotgun sequence genome contains a region encoding:
- the LOC141894931 gene encoding uncharacterized protein LOC141894931 isoform X1, giving the protein MYKLKRSIVHSVYPFVECKTRKRNHQNSPFKKMKFVAVIDVLVVFCLLPIVDATSVSLSSSHLSLNGNAQIYFYGSREAIWNGLSNGNRFPIINSGDTIALRSAYPSGSYSKYWLYCITSYCTYTTCPGTIMTSSKWSSCTSHMKFVIRAKNKMDGQPINSGDTVSIISTAYGSSYRLRCDTSSSWKCRFVSTTSSFTGNAWLSYYYATFQIFSRNAVDGTPVQFGDIVAFKYPFGGSTAWLYYYSSYFYARSCSSTNKYSCATQNTSTGLKIFKKL; this is encoded by the exons atgtacaagctgaaaaggtctattgttCATTCGGTGTATCCTTTTGTAGAGTGCAAGACTAGGAAGAGAAATCACCAAAATTCCCCTTTCAAGAAGATGAAGTTTGTTGCAGTCATCGATGTTCTTGTGGTGTTCTGCTTATTACCTATCGTAGATGCTACTTCTGTCAGCCTCTCAAGTAGCCACTTGTCACTTAATGGTAACGCTCAAATCTACTTTTATGGTTCTAGAGAAGCAATTTGGAATGGTTTATCCAACG GAAATCGATTCCCGATCATAAACAGTGGTGACACCATTGCCTTGCGGTCCGCTTACCCATCTGGTTCTTACTCAAAATACTGGCTCTACTGCATAACTTCCTATTGTACTTACACTACTTGCCCTGGTACAATAATGACCTCATCCAAATGGTCCTCTTGTACAAGCCATATGAAGTTTGTGATCCGTGCTAAGAATAAAATGGACGGTCAGCCAATCAACAGCGGCGACACAGTATCAATCATCTCCACAGCTTATGGCTCCAGTTACCGCCTCAGATGTGATACCTCTTCAAGCTGGAAATGTCGCTTTGTATC gacaACCTCTTCTTTTACAGGAAATGCCTGGCTGAGCTACTATTACGCTACCTTCCAAATCTTTTCCAGAAACGCAGTCGATGGCACTCCTGTGCAGTTTGGGGACATCGTGGCCTTTAAGTACCCTTTCGGTGGCTCTACCGCATGGCTGTACTATTACAGTTCTTACTTTTACGCTAGAAGTTGCAGCTCAACCAACAAGTATTCGTGTGCAACTCAAAACACTTCCACAGGCCTTAAGATCTTCAAAAAGTTGTGA
- the LOC141894931 gene encoding uncharacterized protein LOC141894931 isoform X2 encodes MYKLKRSIVHSVYPFVECKTRKRNHQNSPFKKMKFVAVIDVLVVFCLLPIVDATSVSLSSSHLSLNGNRFPIINSGDTIALRSAYPSGSYSKYWLYCITSYCTYTTCPGTIMTSSKWSSCTSHMKFVIRAKNKMDGQPINSGDTVSIISTAYGSSYRLRCDTSSSWKCRFVSTTSSFTGNAWLSYYYATFQIFSRNAVDGTPVQFGDIVAFKYPFGGSTAWLYYYSSYFYARSCSSTNKYSCATQNTSTGLKIFKKL; translated from the exons atgtacaagctgaaaaggtctattgttCATTCGGTGTATCCTTTTGTAGAGTGCAAGACTAGGAAGAGAAATCACCAAAATTCCCCTTTCAAGAAGATGAAGTTTGTTGCAGTCATCGATGTTCTTGTGGTGTTCTGCTTATTACCTATCGTAGATGCTACTTCTGTCAGCCTCTCAAGTAGCCACTTGTCACTTAATG GAAATCGATTCCCGATCATAAACAGTGGTGACACCATTGCCTTGCGGTCCGCTTACCCATCTGGTTCTTACTCAAAATACTGGCTCTACTGCATAACTTCCTATTGTACTTACACTACTTGCCCTGGTACAATAATGACCTCATCCAAATGGTCCTCTTGTACAAGCCATATGAAGTTTGTGATCCGTGCTAAGAATAAAATGGACGGTCAGCCAATCAACAGCGGCGACACAGTATCAATCATCTCCACAGCTTATGGCTCCAGTTACCGCCTCAGATGTGATACCTCTTCAAGCTGGAAATGTCGCTTTGTATC gacaACCTCTTCTTTTACAGGAAATGCCTGGCTGAGCTACTATTACGCTACCTTCCAAATCTTTTCCAGAAACGCAGTCGATGGCACTCCTGTGCAGTTTGGGGACATCGTGGCCTTTAAGTACCCTTTCGGTGGCTCTACCGCATGGCTGTACTATTACAGTTCTTACTTTTACGCTAGAAGTTGCAGCTCAACCAACAAGTATTCGTGTGCAACTCAAAACACTTCCACAGGCCTTAAGATCTTCAAAAAGTTGTGA
- the LOC141895357 gene encoding uncharacterized protein LOC141895357, translated as MKLLAVCSVIVTFCVLPVVDSASFSLSSSQLSLEGNAYIRFDGAREVVWSGLTDGHRYPMINSGDTIALRSAYTFGSLKSHWLSCTSTSCGYNICPGTLITSSGWTSCSGNMKFFIRAMNKMDGQPINSGDTVSIIPTSYGSQYRLRCDTSTTYKCRVTSTTSSFKGNAWLTYSYATFQIFARNAVDGTPLQYGDLVAFKYPYGGRSRWLSY; from the exons ATGAAGCTTCTCGCAGTTTGCAGTGTCATTGTAACGTTCTGTGTGTTACCGGTGGTGGATAGTGCGTCTTTCAGCCTCTCAAGTAGCCAGTTGTCTCTTGAAGGAAATGCTTACATCCGCTTTGATGGCGCTAGAGAAGTTGTTTGGAGCGGTTTGACCGATG GACACCGATACCCGATGATCAACAGTGGCGATACCATAGCCTTGCGATCCGCTTACACATTTGGCTCATTAAAAAGCCACTGGCTCTCCTGCACCTCGACCAGTTGTGGATACAATATTTGCCCTGGTACGCTGATAACTTCATCCGGATGGACCTCCTGTTCAGGCAACATGAAGTTTTTTATCCGTGCCATGAATAAAATGGACGGTCAGCCAATCAACAGCGGCGATACAGTTTCAATCATCCCTACATCTTATGGCTCTCAGTACCGTCTTCGATGTGATACCTCTACGACCTATAAATGTCGCGTCACATC gacaACCTCTTCATTCAAAGGAAATGCTTGGCTGACCTACTCTTACGCTACTTTCCAAATCTTCGCCAGAAACGCTGTGGATGGTACTCCTCTGCAATATGGGGATCTTGTGGCCTTTAAGTACCCTTACGGCGGCAGAAGTCGGTGGCTTTCCTACTAA